The following is a genomic window from Geminicoccus roseus DSM 18922.
CGCCAGACGCCGCCGTCCCGCACGTAACGCAGCCGGTCGTGCAGCCGGTTGCGCCGGCCCTGCCAGAACTCGAAGTAGAGCGGCTGCACCCGGTAGCCGGACCAGAAGGGCGGACGCGCCGGCTCCGTGCCATGGCGGTTGGCCGCCTCGGCTTCCTGACGCTCCAGCTGCGCGCGATCCTGCACCACCTCCGACTGGCGCGACGCCCAGGCGGCGATCCTGCTACCGAGCGGCCGGCTGGCGAAATAGGCATCCGCTTCCGCCGCCGGGACTTGGCTGACCGGTCCCTCGATGCGGACCTGCCGGTGCAGCACGTCCCACCAGAGCAGGAGTGCGGCCTGCGGGTTGGCGGCGAGCTCCTTGCCCTTGCGGCTCTCCGCGTTGGTGTAGAAGTCGAAGCCTTCCGGGCCGAAATGCTTGAGCAGCACCATGCGCGCCGAAGGCCGTCCATCGCGGTCGACGGTGGCAACGGTCATCGCGTTCGGCTCGACCAGGTTCGCTTGCGTGGCCTCGGTGAACCAGCGGGCGAACAGCGTGATCGGATCGTCGCCCGCCAAGTCCTCGACCAGTTCGGCACGTTCGTAGCTGACCCGCATGTCCTGCGGCTTGGTCATCATCTGGCTCCTGTGCTTCGCCTTCGAGGCGGAGGTGGCGGTGCCGGGCCGATCTGTCCACGGCCAAGCCAGGGTGGCTCCATGGAAAACCGACCGGTTGAGGCCAAACTGGATCTTTTTCCGTTGTTCATCTGGACCTAGCGTCCGGCCCAGGCACAGCATGGGAGTTTGGTGGTGGCGGCCGAGGGCATCCTGTCGATCCAGTCGCACGTGGCCTATGGCCATGTCGGCAACTGCGCCGCGGTGTTTCCGCTGCAGCGGATGGGGTACGAGGTCTGGGCGGTCAACACCGTCCAGTTCAGCAACCATACCGGCTACGGGGTGTGGAAGGGCCACGCCAACAGCGTCGAGCAGATCCGGGAGATCCTGGCCGGCGTGGAGGAGCGCGGCGCGTTCGGCCGCACCCGGGCGGTGGTTTCCGGCTATCTGGGCGATCCGCGCCTGGGCGATGCCGTGCTGGAGACGGTCGCCAAGATCCGCGCCGCGCGGCCAGGCGCGCTGTATGCCTGCGACCCGGTGATGGGCGATGTCGGGCGCGGCTTCTTCGTGCGCCCGGGCATCCCGGAATTCTTCCGCGATCACGCGGTGCCCGCGGCCGACATCGTGACGCCCAACGCGTTCGAACTGGCCTATCTCGCCGGCCGCTCGATCGACAGCCTGGACGACGCGCTGGCGGCGGCCGCGGCGGTGCGGGCGACCGGGCCGTCCCTGGTGGTGGTGACCAGCCTGGAACTGCCGGGAGCGGCCGAGGAGATCCTGGTGCTGGCCGACACGCCCGAGGGCTCCTGGCTGGTGCGCACGCCCAAGCTGCCGCTCGCGGTCAACGGCACCGGCGACGCCACCACCGCCCTGGTGCTCGGCAACCGGCTCGCCACGGAGAACATCCCGCAGGTGCTGCAGCGCTCGGTGTCGGCGATGTACGAGCTGGTGCGCCGCACCCATGAGAACGGCTCGCGCGAGATCGAGCTGGTGGCGGCCCAGGCGGCCTACCAGGATCCCCCGCGCTTGTTCGAGGTGGAGCGGGTGCGGTGAGCGACCAGGGCCTGCCGGAAGCGCTGGCGCGTCGCC
Proteins encoded in this region:
- the pdxH gene encoding pyridoxamine 5'-phosphate oxidase, whose translation is MTKPQDMRVSYERAELVEDLAGDDPITLFARWFTEATQANLVEPNAMTVATVDRDGRPSARMVLLKHFGPEGFDFYTNAESRKGKELAANPQAALLLWWDVLHRQVRIEGPVSQVPAAEADAYFASRPLGSRIAAWASRQSEVVQDRAQLERQEAEAANRHGTEPARPPFWSGYRVQPLYFEFWQGRRNRLHDRLRYVRDGGVWRRDRLSP
- the pdxY gene encoding pyridoxal kinase PdxY is translated as MAAEGILSIQSHVAYGHVGNCAAVFPLQRMGYEVWAVNTVQFSNHTGYGVWKGHANSVEQIREILAGVEERGAFGRTRAVVSGYLGDPRLGDAVLETVAKIRAARPGALYACDPVMGDVGRGFFVRPGIPEFFRDHAVPAADIVTPNAFELAYLAGRSIDSLDDALAAAAAVRATGPSLVVVTSLELPGAAEEILVLADTPEGSWLVRTPKLPLAVNGTGDATTALVLGNRLATENIPQVLQRSVSAMYELVRRTHENGSREIELVAAQAAYQDPPRLFEVERVR